The Anaerolineae bacterium sequence ACACCTTCTTGCTCGCTAGACCGCGCCATCGTCTCTCTGGCCTGTCCCATGCATCACCTCATCTGTCCTGCTGATGCCGCATGGGACTTCAACTGCCGTGCCAACGCCCAATTAGTTGGCACAGATGATCCCTGTGTCGCCCTGATGCCGGGGGGAGGGCAGGGTTCCCCCCGACCCTGCGCCTGCGTGTTCGTTCCTGAGCCCCTCGCGGCCGGGCTAGACGGGGGCCGCTGCCCGGCGCATAATGCCATAGACCTTCCACTGATCACCCTTGGAGGCAAACATGAAACTCGCCCTGCTCACCTACAATCTGGCCAAGACCTGGGACCTCGACCGCATCATCAACGCCGCAAGAGCCTATGGCTTCGCCGGCATAGAGTTCCGGGCGGAAGCCAACCACGCCCACGGCGTGGAACTGGAGCGCACCGCCGGCGAGAGGCGGGAGATTCTGAACCGCCTGCAGGACGCCTATCTGGAGGTAGCCTGCATCGGCACCAGCAGCCGCTTCGAGAACCCCGATCCGGCCGAGCGGCAGAAGATGATCGACCGTACCAAGCGCTACATCGAGCTGGCGTCAGACCTGAGCTGTGAGCGCATCCGCGTCTTCGGCAACGACATCCCCCAAGGTGCCGATCGGGACGACGTGGTGCAGTACGTGGGCGAGAGCCTGGCGGAGCTGGGTGAGTTCGCCGAACCCTACGATGTGGACGTGCTGCTGGAGATGCACGGGCAGTTCAACTACTGGGGCTTTTCCCGCACTGCCGTGGAGATCGCCGACCATCCCAACGTGGGCCTGGTCTACAACTGCGACCCACGCGACCTGGTCGCGGGCTCGGTCGAGGCCACCTACAGCCGGGTGCGAGAGTGGATCCGACACGTGCACATGCACGCCTTCGTGGGCCCCTTCCCCTACCCAGAGCTCTTTGACCTGCTCCAGGCCGACGGCTACGAGGGCTACTGCTCCTCCGAGGTGGACCAGGAAGTGCCGACTGTCGAGCACTTCCTGGGCATGTACGCCAATCTCTTCCGCGCCTGGGCCGGCCTCCCCTTCTTCCAGACGCCTAAGCCCTAGCGGAAGGTGACGCGGGGCTCGTGACCGGTGAGATGGGGAGTCTGCCCCCTCACGAGTCACGAGCCCCGCGTCACGGATCACTCCCCCAGCCGCGCCCCGCCCCGCCACGTCTTGGTCCCCAACGGGGCCTCGCGTGCCAGACGCTCCCTGGCCTTGGGAATCTCCGCCTGGTACTGGGGGAGCCACTGGGCCTGGGCCACCAGCATCTCGTCCACCATCTGGCTGATCTCAGGGGGATCGCACACCGCCCCGACCAGTGGGTCCATCATGAAAGCCTGCTTGAGCAGGAACACATCCCCCCGCACCGCCGCCTCCACTGCCAGCCGCTGCACGCTCACCGAGGCGTTGCATATGGCCGCGGGACCGGCGGGGAGATCGCCCACCCGCGGCGTCGAGATCCCGTTGCGGTCCACGTAGCCGGGCACCTCGACGACGGCGTCGGGAGGCAGGTTGCTGATGATGCCGTGGTTCACCACGTTGAAGTGGCCCCGGTAGACCCGCCCGGTCTCCAGCGCCTCGATGATCCAGCTGCCATGTTCGTGCGAACGAGTGTCGTAGGAGTAGACGGGCGGCTCCTCCCGGAGCATCTTGGGCGCCTCCTCCACGAACCAGTTGCGCCCCTCCCGGCAGACGCGCAGGTAGCCACCCGTCTCTCCGTGAATCCAGGAGGACAGGTCCACCCACTTGCGGATGTCCTCGGGCCGCTTGCGGTACCAAGGGAGGTACTCGCTCAGGTGCCCGTTGGACTCGGTCGAGTAGTAGCCGAACCGCCGGAGCACGTCTA is a genomic window containing:
- a CDS encoding sugar phosphate isomerase/epimerase; translation: MKLALLTYNLAKTWDLDRIINAARAYGFAGIEFRAEANHAHGVELERTAGERREILNRLQDAYLEVACIGTSSRFENPDPAERQKMIDRTKRYIELASDLSCERIRVFGNDIPQGADRDDVVQYVGESLAELGEFAEPYDVDVLLEMHGQFNYWGFSRTAVEIADHPNVGLVYNCDPRDLVAGSVEATYSRVREWIRHVHMHAFVGPFPYPELFDLLQADGYEGYCSSEVDQEVPTVEHFLGMYANLFRAWAGLPFFQTPKP